A genomic stretch from Styela clava chromosome 5, kaStyClav1.hap1.2, whole genome shotgun sequence includes:
- the LOC120344375 gene encoding epithelial membrane protein 3-like has product MGELKEFPFLVGTSGLLVISFIFAVIAVATDGWYDVQSLPFLTEYNSATKTEKEDLLWLVGIVVLILLGIICLCFTAVIIVARFCGHSRGRVKLGGFLSIFTSAVFIVALIIFMLSFPPAETSYGYSFGLMWASIPLSLAGGIIMMLLPDDAFLDSEIVTYSAAGPK; this is encoded by the exons ATGGGAGAATTAAAAGAATTTCCATTCCTCGTCGGAACTTCTGGTTTACTTGtgatatcatttatttttgcgGTTATTGCTGTAGCAACAGATGGATGGTATGACGTACAGTCACTTCCATTTCTTACAGAATACAACTCAGCAACCAAGACTGAAAAAGAAGACTTGT TGTGGTTGGTCGGGATTGTGGTCCTCATTCTGCTCGGAATCATCTGTTTGTGTTTCACAGCAGTAATTATTGTAGCTCGATTTTGTGGACACAGTAGAGGACGAGTTAAGCTTGGTGGATTTCTGAGCATTTTTACAT ctgcTGTTTTCATCGTCGCTCTGATAATATTTATGCTTAGCTTTCCGCCAGCAGAAACATCTTACGGGTACTCCTTTGGACTAATGTGGGCTAGCATTCCACTGAGCTTGGCTGGAGGAATTATAATGATGTTACTTCCA GATGATGCATTTCTAGACTCGGAGATAGTGACTTACAGTGCTGCGGGGCCGAagtaa